One Salvelinus alpinus chromosome 9, SLU_Salpinus.1, whole genome shotgun sequence genomic window, ACTGCTGATTATAGTAGTTCTCTACCATCTTGCTGCCATTAATTATTCATATTTCATATGCCTCCTTCCCCACCTCAACTCATCGAACTCCTACAAGTGGTAAACACACTTTTTTTGGTATGCAAAAACAGGATTCGCCAGCAATATATCCAGCAATATActgttttcatttaaaaaaagtatgatatggttatagtagtggttAACACCAATTCCAGCGCATTGTTTTTCCAGAGGTGCAGCAATCTACGGCCAGGGAAGGACACTTAAGCCTAATTTATAACCCTACATACGGATGCAAGATCTCCAATTAGCCACGTAAAATGGCGAACCCTACATAGTTCCGTAGCCAAAATACACAGACGTGTGCAGTCCAGCAATTTGTAACTCGATACAAGTACAAGATTGTCATTTTGAGTAGCTAATTGAGTTCTTGCGTTGCGTATGTAACGTGAGGTATAAATTAGGCTTTACTCACTCACACCCCCCAGAGTGAGGAAGAGCAGAAAACAACAAGTGTCTTTAAAAGGAAGTCAATAACTAAACAACAGAACAGTCCTCTTGAGATACAGTGGATCCTCCCTTTAGGCGGCAATTCAGGAAATGTTTACTGTgtagtatgttgtgtttcagtctgttttagGACTACAGTACACTTTCATTTGATCTTTAAACAGTTTGATGGGTCTCTTGATTCCTGCTCCATGTCAGCTACAGGGAGACGTGATGTTCAGAAGCACCATTGTCCATGCGGTTGTATAGAACTTGAGTCTTCCTGGTAGCTGgctcgtgttcattagggcacgcaatGGAAAATATTtagcaaaataaaacaaaaatgtacgtttcttattggacaagtccgcatagtccctttcctgtttcaatcCGTTTTCGTCTGTTTGATGCCTAAATGAACAGGACCCTGGTGTCAGAGACCGGTTCCGAAGATTGTTCCAGACAGTTCCTGTACAAAGCTGCTCATAATGTGAGGGGTCAGACTGAGAACTCGGCGCCGGCTTTCCGGGAGCTAGTGGTGAGTAGCCGGCGCAGTCGGAGACCGGCAAACGGGTTGATCCACAGCAGTGACGGCTGGCCCCCAAACACGCTCCTCATGCCCTCCCAGCGAACTTGCCTCTCCCACGTGGGCTTCTCATTCTTCAGACGCTCAATCtcctagtaacacacacacacacacacacacactttttcaataAAAGTTCAGCTAATGGGCAAATAACCACAATGGTAAATTAGCCTGCCATAGGTCACGAGTCTCATCAACATCACCACCACTAAGTTTCTACTTTCTTACATTATTAACAGTTTTATGAAGGAGGCTGATGTCTCATTTGTAAATAGGCCCCATTTCCCTCCTGATTCTATTGACAAATGGGACTTCACTACCATGGTCATGTGCTTGTTCAGAGGGGCAGGACACTTGGAAACAAATCCCAATCATGCAGAATAGAGAATCTTATTGTTGATAGAACTGGTCAATGTAGAATGGCGTTCTGTAATGCCTTTGCCCTACTGAATAAGCCCTGCATGTCTATCTATGGTTTGTCTATGTGGTTTGGCTCCTCACCGTCTTGTTGCAGATGGAGTGGACCTGAGAATGTAATGTATAACATGGAAACAATTCTTAATCATGCACAATACTCTATCTACATTGTATATCTAAGGTCGTGTGTTCAATTCCCACAAGAATCACATAACACAAATTGAAAACGTAGGCAATCACCGTGCAGAAACTTACTTaggataaaaaatgtaattaaaaaaaacGTCTGCTAAGTGGCATATACTGTTAATCTCCTCACTGTCTCATCATTGCAGATGGAGTGGACCTGAGTGCCAAACATGATAGCTGTGAagctgaggaagaggaggccCTCAAGGCAGAGGAAGATCATCAGCATCACCGTCACCGGAGGGGAAAAGTCACTGCACTCTGGAGGGGCAGAAACATCATCCAGCATAATGACATCAACACTGACCTCAATGTAGTTATATTTGAAGCTGCAATCCTGAATTTGAAAATCAAAAAAACGGCTACACCGCCACTTGGTTTGCtataaagctgagggatggggcaaAAGAAAAATAACCACTATCAAATTCATAGAtggagctatggatgcaaagaATGATAGTCCACTAAATTAAAATGGTCATTTTAAGCATATTTTGAAGCTGTAACATTTTCTGAACAAAAACTTTGTTTACAAGCAATCTTACAATGCTTATCATAAATAGTcacccccttggatttcttcacattttattctgttacaaagtgggattaaaatggatgtaATTGcaattttttgtcaacgatctacacaaaatactacgtaatgtatatatgttattacatttttttttttaaacgttatacatacagttgaagtcagaagtttacataaaccttagccaaatacatttaaactcagtttttcacaattccttacattaaattctagtaaaaatgccccgtcttaggtcagttgggatcaccactatattttaataatgtgaaatgtcagaaaaatagtagagagaattatttctttcagctttttttttttctttcatcacattcccagtgggtcagaagtttacatacactcaattagtatttggtagcattgcctttaaattgtttaacttgggtcaaacatttcgggtagccttccacaagcttcccacaatacgttgggtgtattttggcccattcctccagacagagctggtgtaatggagtcaggtttgtaggcctgactcggagtttaaatgtatttggctaaggtgtatgtaaacttccgacttcaactgtacatacacagacacacagaaccagtcaaaatttgacacacctgctcattatttgtcatattttctacattgtagaataatagtgaagacatcaaaactatgaaataacacacatggaatcatgtagtaaccaaaaaagcgttaaatcaaaatgtattttagattcttcaatgtagccacctttagccttgatgacagctttgcacactcttggcattccctcaaccagcttaacctttccaacattcttgaaggagttcccacatatgctgagcacttgttggctacttttccttcactctgcggtccaactcatcccaaaccatctcaattgggttgaggtcgggtgattggggAGCCCAaatcatctgatgcaacactccatcaaaatccttcttggtcaaatagtccttacacagcctggatatgttttgggtcattgtcctgttgaaaaacaaatgatagtcccactaagcccaaaccagatgggatggcatatcgctgcagaatgctgtggtagccatgctgtttaagtgtgccttgaattgtaaataaataacTGACACTGTCACCagccaagcacccccacaccatcagacctcctcctccatgcttcatggagatcatccattcacctactctgcgtctcacaaagacacgacggttggaaccaaaaatctcaaatttgggctcatcagacccaaggacagatttccaccggtccaatgtccattgctcgtgattcttggcccaagcaagtctcttcatattattggtgtcctttagtagtggtttctttgcagcaattcaaccatgaaggcctgattcacgcagtctcctctgaacagttgatgttgagatgcgtctgttacttgatctctgtgaagcatttatttgagctgtaaTTTCTGAGACTGATaagtctaatgaacttatctctTGGTCTTTTTAGTATTCCAAGTGacgctggttgagaaaatgccaagagtgtgcaaagctttcaccaaggtgactactttgaagaatctaagaatatattttgatttgtttaacacttttttggttacgacatgattccatagttgttatttcatagtgctCCCATtttatgtgttgtgttggattttcacCGAACTTAACACCTTGTATTTaggacttcaccatgctcaaagggatattcagtgtgtGCTTTTTATtttgcccttctttgcgaagcattggCGAGGCTCcctgttctttgtggttgaatatgtgcttgaaattcactactcgactgagggaccttatatataattgtgtgtgtgtggtatacagagatgaagtagtcattcaaaGATCACGTTAAaccctattattgcacacagagtgagtccatgcaacttattgtttgataattattttaaatgttttaattacGAACttctctcatcgctgcaactccccaacgggctcgggagaggcgaaggtcgagtcatgcgacgcttcttaacacccgcccgcttaatgcggaagccagctgcaccaatgtccccaccacaaggagtcgctagagagcgatgagccaagtaaagcccccccaggCCAAACcgtcccctaacccagacgacgctgggccaattttgcgccgccctatgggactcccggtcacggtcggttgtgacacagcctgggatcgaactgggtctgtagtgacgtctcagaccgctgcgccactcggaggGCCCAttgtgtgatttgttaagcaaatTTGTGCTCCtaaatttatttaggcttgccataagaaagggGTTGAGATACTTGTACACCCATGACATTtgagttatttattttttatacatttgtgaacatttatatacattttcttttaaccttgacattatggtgtatttTATATAGATCCGTGACAAAATAAtcacaattaaatcaatttcaatcccactttgttaTGCAACAAAATACTTATGATGGGTACAGTATTTTGGCAAGGAAAATCCCAGATTGTGTCTTTAAACAGGGCACATTGAAGTCAATGTAGTTGTATTTAAAAAGGAACAGTATATTTAGACAACGACTCATATAATGACACTCACCACTCCACTGGACTTTGACACAGGTTACGAACTGGTACCCACTCAGGGTGAGAGCGTGGGTGGAGATCATCGCTATGTACATCTGAAAAAAAGAGAAGGAATTATGATGTTTCCTTGTAGCAATCAGTTAACAGGGACTGTTTGGTTTACGGGCTTTTATGATAAGCAAGGGGAGAAGATGTCACAAATAAAGAGGACAGCCTAATAGTTGTCAAACCCATTGTTCCCATGCAAAACTACACAATAGCACAAAATAGGGATGTCAGtcgcaaaaaatatatatattcatcaTTTTGCCCTATTAGTTGATTAATTGGACTGATGTACTAGACATGCATTTCGCCATTTCCATTGTGCATCTGGACTTAAACAATGTGGATCTGAGACGGAACTCACAGTGAAGAGGACAAAGAAGCGCTGGTTGTTCTCTCCGACACAGTTGTTTACCCATGGACAGTGGTGATCCATCTTACGGATGCAGCGCTTACAAATACTACAGGAGAAGGAAACAAAACCATggtcattaggcaccaaacggaagaaaattgACAGGGACTACTTGGACTGCTCCAATACAAAATTGTCCTttttgttttccattgcaaaagTTTTTCTACAGTGTGGACTAATGAACAGGACCCAGCATATTGGTCCGAAATAGGGAATTTTGCCTAGTTACTCGACCAGGAAAAAACCCTTGCCCTAGATACCATAAAGCATAATACAGAAAGCACACAACGCATTTCTTTCTCACCTGCAGTGGTGGGCTCTCTCAGGTTTGATGCTGCAGCATTTGGGACACTTATAGATGACTTCTCCTGGTTTCAGCTTCAGGCTCTCCATGTATTTCTTGGTGGCGTTGCCTTTGGGCACAGCTCCCTAAAAACAGACACAAGGATGGACAGAATGGACACAGGCAGACTGACAGGAGGACATGTTTGGACAGACTCATTCAAAACTTCAAGGAAACTCCTCGTAAGTCAGTTCTTTCATTGCTAATAGGACAACACACGGTTCCTATAATGTGCCCATGAGCAACAGAGTGCTCTCATATGACATTCTTTCTGACTGCTTATTTTACTGCTTGTATGGTCCGTCTTGCCCTCCATTCAAAGTCACTCCCTTTTTCAAGTCACCCAACATTACAATGCATCCTCATTTCTTTGTTACGGTGGGCCCTAATGAGCACGGCCCTGCAGTGGTCAGTTCACTCACCGGGTCGGTGAGCATGGTGCGCAGGTGCGAGCTGAGTGCCAACACGGCCAGGCAGTTGAAGACCACGCCGTTGACCACAGCGTACCAGAAGCTCTTGGAGGGCAGCAGCATGACAAAGGTGACCACAAAGTCGGCGTAGAGCACCAGAAACCAGGTGATGAAGGCACAGACCATGCCACAGCCGTCCTGGATGAACCACACCCGTTCCGCTTCCCCTAATGCGGAACCCGCTGCAGCCTCCTCCCTGTCCAGCAGGGGGTGCTGTTGCTCTACATCTCGCAGCCGATGACCTGAAGACATGCTGCCCTGCAGGGAGAGACAGAAGAAGGGAATATGAAAGCACAGAAAGAAAAATATAGTATTTGTTCAAATAAAACACTTTGGTCTAATTGTGGACATAGGCTATTAAGCCCTACTTCGTGCCCATTGACTAATTAGGCGTACTTTGTACTCACTTTTTGTTAGTGTCCTTTAGAGTGCCATTGTGTCCAATCTTCAGCACTACTGATGAGAGCATCCAGGGCCTGACTTCTCAGGCCACATAGTTGAAAGTGAAACATCCTTGCTGTAACAGGGGTGTATACATTACAGAAACCATTTACAGTTTAAGAATCAAAAGGAAGCAAACATAGAAAATGGATCGAAAGGGGGAGTGCCctacctggggtgtattcattacagaAACTGTTGACCGTTAAAGAACCATACGGAAGCAAACAGCAAAaatagagtttctattggacacattcaggtaggtccctccccgtttcggtTGCTTCTGTTTaagcagaatgaatacacccctgaatttgtccaatataaaAACTCTCGATTGCGTTTCCATTTGTAATAATTTCTCCAAACAATTGCAAAACTAGCGTTTCTATtagacagattcaggtaggtacCGGCCTGTTTGCGGAACCTGTCCAATAGAAACGGACATTTTGGTTCGTTTGGAAACTGTTTTGTGTAATGATTACGGTGACAGTTCAACAATCCATATCTATAAATCAGAGGTCAACATCTGATCCAGTAACAATGTTGTGTGCACAGCAGATGGAATACCATTTGCACATCCTTTTTAAACAAAGACCTTTGAGAATATGGCATTAtgcagcttgctagctaacgACGTCGTAAACACATAACAAGACAGCTAGCTAGCCCTCCGTGGTGGTTGATGTTAATAGGTTGTGCAGTAGCAAAGTTCATTCAACTACTTACGAAACAAACGATTGACATCCGACAGTAGTAAGCTAGTGGTGTCAAACTTATCTCATTGACTGATGATGgttagctaggtaacgttagcacTTCTAGCCAGCTGTCGGCTAACATTTACAACTGTCTAACATTAGTGAGCAGCTGTAGGTATTTGCGCTAGCATTATTAATGTTAAATATTAAGTAACTAAATGCTTACCCTTAGACAGTTTACAAGTTTCCTTCTGATGGAATAAGGCTTCAATTTCATTCATGACAGAGCCCCACTCAAGGCAAGTAGCTAGGCTAACGCTAGCTACACAACAATGTTTGGGAAGGTGCATTTCCGGTATTGTAGAATATTTTGAGAACTGTCCAATTTTGTTATGATCAGATTtgtatactttttaaaatgttttaatcaTTTAGCTACTTATTTAGTTTATTAAATCAGAAGTTTTTGTGCAACAGGCAAATATTTGCTTTTTGTAATTACAAAAAGTATGTAAAGAGACTACTCAGTAAACCTACCTGTGTACTGTAGGGTTTAGCCACTGGGCCCCTCCCATATTTATGTTACccatgttactgcaggtggtGGGGTCCCAGGCAGTACTAAACAAGGTGCTATAAAATCTTAAATtaagaacattttacattttggaGGATCATTCCTGTAAGAATGTGAGAATGCATAAAGCAATAACACGTTttgaaacatttacatttaagtcatttagcggacgctcttatccagagcgacttacaaattggtgcattcaccttatgatatccagtggaacaaccactttacaatagtgcatctaactcttttaagggggggggaacAGGCCCTGAAATAGTTTGAACATACATTCACATAATTCAATTACAAAGTGGGACTTTAATTCAATCATTCCTTGGTTATGGAAACCTAGTTCTAAAAACATGAAGTGATGAAATTATGTGGAAAATTCAGTTTTAGACCAATACCTTGACTCTGTGTGCATTTTTCTAGTATTTTTCTAGTCAGTAGACCCGTTATCACTGAATCTGATTGTGTGTCGAAACCTGCTTGGGATCTGCTTTTGTTTTGGTCAGGGGCATTGGTATAGCATACATTGTTCACTGACTGTAATTATTATCTTACATGATGTATGCTCTGGCAGTGAGCTAGCTCGAAGGACAATATTAATGTCCTAACGCCAAGACTAATGTACTGCATGTATTTTAGCCTAATCTTCTTagaaattgttaaacaaatatgTGGCATTTCCTGTCTGAAATGTGCTAGTTATTGTTTTCACAAATTAGTGTCATCCCAAACTAATGCAATATGGTGTAATTACAGACCGTAATTCTGGGCATTTCTTGATGTGTTCGTTCCTTGGTATTAGGAAACGCCCATTGGTGCTTGCCATTGGTCAATTCCGGTGTTTTGAGAGTGATGGTTTCTCAACACTGATGATTTTTGTACATCGCAGGTTAGGATAATgaatgtggcaggttaggataattaagtttgcaggttaggataattaacgttgcgggttaggagaatgaggttacggttaggaaaagggttaggcgtAGCTACAACGATACAGTTGTCAACAACTGTTGTCCCCGACGCGAAAGCAATGACCACGGACCAATGGCGAGCATCAATGGGTGTAACTTGATATTAAGAAATGCCGATATCAGAAAACGCCCCCTAATTGCAGTCTGTAATTACATCCTTCTCAACTAATGTGCTAACTAGGTTTGAAAaaaatcagacctgggttcaaatactatttgaaataatttcaaatactttagctgggatagtttgagcttgcctggtgcaatggaaccaatagaatagtcttCCCATCTGGGACTCCAGGCAGGCTTAGGCAATCGCTAAAAGTATTAGAAACATTTGTAAATAGTATTTCAACCCAGATCTGTTAAACATAAATAGAAGGGAGTATGtcaatcacaggaggttggtggcaccttaattggggaggatgggctcatggtaatggctggagctgaATGggtagaatggtatcaaatatattAAATTTGCATCATTCCGtccgttattatgagccgtcctcctcagcagcctccactgaattATCAATGGGTAATATAAAAATCCTGATAAAATGGTAATAATTTCATAACATAATGGCATATGGTGACCACGCTGTTCTGTGTCAAAGGCCCAGCTATGTTGACTGACTAAAATCACAGTCTCTATCTGTCATGTCTCTATTTGAAAGTCCCAAAATAAGATTTAAAGTTTAAAAAATTATACTTAGCCAAATTCCAATAAACTGGTAACAGTCCTGCAtagtcaaaatcatgtttttcttTAAATTGGATAATATTTGGATGAATGCAGATCAAAGTAGGATGACCAAAGTTTGAAAAATGACTATTTCtggtacattgataaagtttgatcataaagttactggtcccctcccccTGTTAAAAACTTGAATTCAGGAGGCGGGATTATAGGGACATCACATAAAGCCTCTCATTTTAGTTCACAAATGGTAACGTCTTATTctcatacataatttaaacaagTACCGTCTTGTAACCAGAAGGCGTGTTGTAGGGGAAAACCTAGTCAAccctgcatttaacccaacccctctgaatcaaagaggtgcagggggctgacACATCCATGTCTTCAGCACCCGGGGAAAAGTGGGTTAACTGGGGaagaggacagatttttaccttgtcagctcagggattccatccagcaacttttcagttactggctcaacgctctaaccacgaggctacctgccgcactgtGTTTACAGAAGGGTGCGGTTTACATAGCTAGGTAGCTAGTCTACTGGTTCCAAAAATGTACCTCAAAATATCAGCAATTAGAATTACAGATTTGTCCTATTCATTTAAGGCAAGGATACTTATAGGtctcccctttcatctgtgtctgttGAGTTACTGGTTAGCTtggtcttcagccagcatggaacaaagGAGGGGGAAGGGTCGCTCAAAACTCAGATACAGTTATGTCAACACATGAAGAGATGCCAAATGGAAGTATAAAAGTTCTTGATATCATTGATAGTCATTGTTTATGAATATTGTCTGGCAGTCTATATACTACCCAGACCTCATCCTGTCCAATTCTTACTGAAAAAGTCCAAGATTAAACATGGCTGACAATTCCATTTGGGCAAACTAGCTACTTTAAACAGCCAACATTTTGTCTATATCGATGCTTTTATAATAACCAAACAATTGCATAAACCAACACAAATAATTTGTGAAACCATGATGTGATGTGGATTTTGCATACAATTTCAATGTGCTTGAGATGACCTCACTGTGTCCATGTGGCTTGTTGACATAGGTGTTTCAAAGAACTGTCAGTCAAGGTGAGCTCCCTGCCCACTCAGCTATtagctcccctcccactcagcctgtcttttcagaCTTCCTGATAGTTAGATGTACATTTTCTCAAATTCATAGAATTTGTATTGGGAAAAATGTTACGGGGGATGTTTTGGTCACTCAAACGGCTATTTTACATAGAAATCAGGATGACTGTGCGGGACCTTAAAACCATATTAATAATCAATCAATGCAGATTATGTAAATGCATGCCGTCTCCAAAAACGTATTGTGATTGTCTCCAAGAGCTTGTTGTTTTTGAAAAGCAAAGATGGATGGTGGATTGATGGGGGTCAAGGTTTTTTCACAAAACACACAGGAACATGAGGATGGCTGAAGAAGCGCATTTACATTACTGTAAGTAGTCACAGAGGAAGATAGATGGCAGTAGAACACTTCTCAAAATCTCCCTTGCAAGCTACCTTCCCTCATGCTTTACTGTCAGATAACTACATAACACAAAGTAGCACCACAATTCCACTGGCTCCTAACCCAAAACTTCTGAGAACTGCCAAACAaaaaggctgcatttacacaggcagcccaattccaTTAATTGGTTCTTTGACTGGTATTTGATTTGTtgagatcttttcacatcagatctttttttttagagctgatctgattggtcaaaataccaactggtgaaaaaaatatcagaattgggctgcctgtgtaaacgcagcctaattGACCCCTTCTCTCCACTTGCGTTTTCAGTAACCATGTTTAGATTTGGTCAGGCAAACAAATGTCGCCACTCTCCAAAAAGCATAACTTAAAATATTCATAACGCCACTGAATGAAACCGCTGAAGCAAAGGGAAAAAATGTATATGACTTTAGGTGTATGGATATTTTAATGTTTGACCATGTTGCTTAGCTTCACATAAACGTGATACATGACCAAGTAGCTATTGACACATTAAACTGCAGTACTACACTGCAGAACTGCTAATCATACAAGTTACAAAGCCTTTATACTCTAATTCATATCATACACAGaaaattggccagtgttacctagtgttgatttttcagtgtaacatttctagtgttaaTTCAGGTGTTAAATTATCTCTgtaagtgttaaattaacacccatcattatcatatttcccagcattcaGGTAGATATATTTTTTAGGATTTAATTAATTTTCAGTTTTTGCATGTACATGGTTTAATGATAAATCATATGCTATACacagataaataacatacatttttctaaactaatgcaatcagttagttagatttattgcacctgttactgaaaCGGTTGTTCCAGTTAGGTAGTTTCCTTTCTCAATGTTTTTAATTCTGATAGTAGGTTGCAGGTAAATGACAAGTCTAGCTGTTGGATAGCTTAACTCTAGCTGGATTCTGATTGAAATtgcacatcactttgcaagccaaaATAATGTTGCTTGGCGGCCTGATGTAGCCTGTAAACAAGGAGTGTCAGGCCACACTGTACTAGGGTAAAACTAGGCCTCAAAATAATGCCATATGAGATAtgtaatgtacagtgcattccgaaagtattcacatcccttgactttttccacattttcttacattacagccttattctaaagtgtatga contains:
- the LOC139530283 gene encoding palmitoyltransferase ZDHHC7-like is translated as MSSGHRLRDVEQQHPLLDREEAAAGSALGEAERVWFIQDGCGMVCAFITWFLVLYADFVVTFVMLLPSKSFWYAVVNGVVFNCLAVLALSSHLRTMLTDPGAVPKGNATKKYMESLKLKPGEVIYKCPKCCSIKPERAHHCSICKRCIRKMDHHCPWVNNCVGENNQRFFVLFTMYIAMISTHALTLSGYQFVTCVKVQWSECSDFSPPVTVMLMIFLCLEGLLFLSFTAIMFGTQVHSICNDETEIERLKNEKPTWERQVRWEGMRSVFGGQPSLLWINPFAGLRLRRLLTTSSRKAGAEFSV